A single Drosophila miranda strain MSH22 chromosome XR, D.miranda_PacBio2.1, whole genome shotgun sequence DNA region contains:
- the LOC108152350 gene encoding fibroleukin, whose product MSEMKLNNLSQEGSAPENISLSSDSEDDYNVLVDEVKDHQLLLKLLRTFQARIKSNATTINDLGGKLSEAELQLVIHKEKAQFFDEKCRDKGDLIATLKASIQINNEMNTRNAAAHDMNIKLMQNRITELQKALDTQAKDDQPNSGIIHDTQLEKFQEQIADYKRIIELNESTICQLKEKVTALETNVKLDATIIENKNQELAQVTNSIGTAESTILKLKKEVTALETTAQLAEINIKQKDEETENKSSCRGYKITNLVSTKLIEITGLAPFAAPFKDIPSINGNGWMVVQRRFDGSVNFSEGSYIDGFGSLAGEFWLGLEKLYLLTNITPHMLHIQLVDFDDNTWYAEYDHFIVGHKICGYNLANLGYYSGNAGDALRNHFFQFFNKWWVSKGGVKDGCNLNGKFYASTSRNRNTKDGIYWGTRGNLKSCTMLLKSIFI is encoded by the exons ATGAGTGAAATGAAGTTAAACAATTTATCCCAGGAAGGATCTGCGCCTGAGAACATTTCG CTAAGCAGTGACTCAGAAGATGACTATAATGTACTCGTGGATGAAGTAAAAGACCACCAACTATTGTTGAAGCTTCTGAGAACTTTTCAGGCTAGAATCAAAAGTAATGCTACGACTATCAATGATCTGGGAGGAAAATTATCCGAAGCTGAATTACAGCTAGTGATTCATAAGGAAAAGGCACAATTCTTTGATGAGAAGTGCAGGGACAAAGGTGATCTGATAGCGACGTTGAAAGCGTCAATACAAATAAACAATGAAATGAATACGAGAAACGCTGCTGCGCACGATATGAACATAAAATTAATGCAAAATCGAATTACTGAGCTTCAAAAGGCTCTTGACACCCAAGCTAAAGATGATCAACCAAATTCTGGAATTATCCATGACACACAATTGGAGAAGTTCCAAGAACAGATTGCCGATTATAAACGCATCATTGAGTTAAACGAGTCTACAATATGCCAACTGAAAGAAAAAGTGACTGCATTAGAGACCAATGTCAAGCTAGATGCAACCATTATCGAAAACAAGAATCAGGAACTCGCCCAAGTAACTAACAGTATAGGTACGGCCGAGTCTACAATATTAAAACTGAAAAAGGAAGTGACTGCGTTAGAGACCACAGCCCAGTTAGCTGAAATCAACATTAAACAGAAGGATGAGGAAACCGAGAATAAATCATCGTGTAGAGGGTACAAAATTACAAATCTAGTGTCCACTAAATTAATTGAAATTACTGGCCTCGCACCCTTTGCCGCCCCATTTAAGGATATTCCATCTATAAATGGCAATGGCTGGATGGTCGTGCAAAGACGTTTCGATGGAAGTGTGAATTTTTCTGAGGGCTCGTATATTGATGGTTTTGGTTCTTTAGCTGGAGAGttttggcttggcttggagAAATTGTATCTATTAACAAATATTACTCCTCATATGCTGCACATTCAACTCGTTGATTTCGATGATAATACATGGTACGCAGAATATGACCACTTCATAGTTGGCCACAAAATATGTGGCTACAACTTAGCTAACCTCGGGTACTACTCAGGAAACGCTGGTGATGCACTGCGAaatcatttttttcaatttttcaATAAGTGGTGGGTGTCTAAAGGTGGAGTTAAAGACGGGTG TAATTTGAATGGAAAATTTTATGCATCGACGAGTCGGAATCGGAATACCAAGGATGGCATTTATTGGGGTACAAGAGGAAACCTCAAATCTTGTACAATGTTGCTAAAATCTATATTTATTTAA
- the LOC108152352 gene encoding aldose 1-epimerase — protein MPITLEEEIFGLAVNPFTKAPEMVRRYTLTNSNRMSISVIQLGAIIQSVRMPDAYEKVDDICLGFDDIASYVATKGAYIGGTLGRVANRVANGEYVVGETKVELTKNFQNKYQLHGGLVGFDSVIWEVVQKTEDGIVFRHVSAHGHEGYPGTLTCLITYWLDNQNRIGVQFEATTDRKTVVNISNHAYFNLAGHSAGPKGLAEHTVEIAASKIVETDDQQIPTGQLVDVDDTVFDLRLPVLLGDRLMQFGGRLIDGYDNCFVVNGGSTQPGLSMIAKLVHPPSCRVMEVWTNQPGLQFYTANNLPNEKSGEFPMIGKDCTHYVKHGSFCVETEKFPDSMNHPEFPSIFLEPGEKYQHEVMYWFKVEESWKCCCNNK, from the coding sequence ATGCCGATCACACTGGAGGAGGAGATCTTTGGCCTGGCCGTTAATCCCTTCACAAAGGCACCCGAGATGGTGCGCCGCTACACGCTGACCAACTCGAACCGGATGTCTATTTCGGTGATTCAACTGGGCGCCATCATCCAGAGCGTACGAATGCCGGATGCCTATGAGAAGGTCGATGACATCTGCTTGGGATTCGATGACATTGCGAGCTACGTGGCTACCAAAGGGGCCTACATTGGTGGGACCCTCGGACGGGTCGCTAACCGAGTGGCGAACGGCGAATACGTGGTGGGTGAGACAAAGGTCGAGCTGACCAAGAACTTCCAGAATAAGTACCAGCTGCACGGCGGCCTTGTGGGCTTCGACAGCGTCATATGGGAGGTGGTGCAGAAGACGGAGGACGGCATTGTCTTTCGCCATGTCTCGGCGCATGGCCACGAGGGCTACCCGGGCACACTGACTTGCCTCATTACCTACTGGCTGGACAACCAGAATCGCATTGGCGTGCAATTCGAGGCCACCACCGACAGAAAAACCGTTGTTAATATCTCCAATCATGCGTACTTCAACCTGGCCGGCCACAGCGCTGGGCCCAAGGGTCTGGCCGAGCATACTGTGGAGATAGCTGCCAGCAAGATTGTGGAGACGGATGATCAACAGATACCAACCGGCCAGTTGGTCGACGTCGACGATACGGTCTTCGATCTGCGGCTGCCCGTCCTGCTGGGCGACCGCCTCATGCAGTTCGGCGGGCGTCTGATCGATGGCTACGATAACTGCTTTGTGGTCAATGGCGGCAGTACGCAGCCGGGCCTGAGTATGATCGCCAAGCTTGTTCATCCTCCCAGTTGTCGGGTCATGGAGGTATGGACAAATCAACCAGGGCTGCAGTTCTACACGGCCAACAATCTGCCCAACGAAAAGAGCGGCGAGTTCCCTATGATTGGCAAGGACTGCACTCACTACGTCAAACACGGCTCCTTTTGCGTGGAAACCGAAAAATTTCCCGACTCCATGAACCATCCCGAATTCCCTTCGATTTTTCTGGAGCCCGGCGAAAAATACCAGCATGAGGTCATGTACTGGTTCAAGGTGGAGGAGTCCTGGAAGTGCTGTTGTAACAACAAGTGA